The DNA sequence TGGCGCAGAGGCCGCGATCTGACCCCGGCCTACCTGGACGCCCTGGAGGCCGCCGGGCAGGTCACCCGGCGCCGCCACGGCTGGCTGCCGGTCCGCCCCGGTCAGGCCGTGCCGGTCGACTCACCCGCCCGTCGGCACGCCACGGACCGCTGGTCCTCGGACGAGCCCGTCCTCGCCTCCCTCGCGGCGGCCATCGGGGTCCGTGAGGAGCCCACGGGAGACGTCGCGGACGGCGTGGCCGACGAGGCGGTCGTGACCGTGCTCGCCACCGTCAACGACGCGGTGATGGAGCTGGAGGCCGTCCGGCAGCGGCGCGCCATCGAGCAGGCGGCCTACGACAACGTCTGGCGCGGCGAATGAGCGTCTCGCGGCGCTGAGGTCGCGCGCGGCGCATGAGCGGTTCGCGGCGCTGACGTCCCGCGCGCACCCGGGCCCCGGGCCCGCCGGCGGCCGTGATCCGCGAAGCCGGGCCCCGGGCGGAGCGTGCCGCCGTATCGTGTCGGGTGATCAACCACGTCCCAGTCGGCACCACCACCCGAACGGAGACGCACATGGACCCGTACGCCGAAGCCGTCGGTCACAGATCCCCCCACCACGACGCCGACCCCCTCCCGGCCCCCTTCCCCCAGGCCCTCATCGACGCCTTCCGCGCGCGGCCGGAGCTGCCCGCCTTCGAACACCGGTCGGGCACCGTCTCCCGGGGCGCGGTGCTGGAGCTGATCGGCCGGTGCGCGGACGGGCTGCGGGCGGCGGGGCTCGGGCCGGGACGGTCGGTCGCGGTGGCCACCGATGTGACGCCGGAGGGTTTCGCGGTGCTCCTGGCGGCCTACGCGGTGGGCTGCCGGGTGACGGGGCTGCGGCCCGGGATGCCCCCGGCGCATCTGGAGTACGTCCTCTCCGACGGCATCGACGCCCTGGTGGCCGACGAGACCGGTGCGGCCCTCGAGCTGCCGGCCGCCACGGGCGACGTGACCGTGTTACGGCTGGGCGAGGACCTGCTGGACGCCCACCCGAAGGCCGTGGGGGAGCTGACCGCCCAGGGCCGTCCCGACGACATCGCCCTGGTGACACTCACCAGCGGCAGCACCGGACGCCCCAAGGGCTGCGCCCAGACCTACCGTTCGCTCTCCCTCAACTGGGCGTGGCAGCCCGCGCGCTGGACCGAACGGACCGCGCGGCTCGCGGCGGGCTATCGGCGGTTCCTGCTCTTCGGCACCCTGAGCAGCGCGGTGATCTTCGAACACCTGGGGGTCTGTCTGCTGGGCGGTGGCACCGCCGTCATCCCCGAGCCGCCCCTGGCCTTCCCGCAGGTCTTCGAGCGCCACCGGATCACCGGGTGTCTGATGACCGTCGCCCGGCTGCACCACGTACTGGACGTCCTGCGCACCGATCCCGTCGACGTCAGCAGCCTCCAGGTGCTGCTGGTGGCCGGGTCCCCGCTCGCCCCGCACCGGTTCGCGGAGGCGGCCCGGCGGCTGGGCCCGGTGGTCCACCAGGGGTACGGGCAGACGGAGACCGGCATGCTCACCCTGCTCACCCCGGACGACCTGGCCCAGTGGCCGGGCCGGCTGTACGACTCGGTGGGCCGGGCGTGGTCCGGGGTGGAGATCAGCGTCCGCGACCCCGAGGAGCGGCCGGTGCCCGCCGGGACCACCGGCGAGATATGGGTCCGCACCGACTCCGCGATGGCGGGCTACTGGCAGGATGAGGAGCGCACCCGGGAGGTCCTGCGGGGCGGGTGGGTGCGCACCCGCGATGTCGGCCACCTGGACGGCCACGGCTTTCTGCGGCTCACCGGACGCGCCCGGGACGTGGTCATCATCAACGCCATCGTGCACTACGCCGGGGCGATCGAACGGGCGCTGGCGGCCCATCCCGATGTCGACCAGGCGTATGTGGTGGCCGCGCCCGATGAGCGCACCGGTGAGGCCGCGCATGCCTTCGTCGTCCCGGCCGAGGGCCGGGAACCGGACCTCGACGCCGTACGCGCCCTGGTGGCACGGGAGTTGGGGGAGGCGAGCGTCCCCGCCACCGTCACCGTCGTGGCCGAGGTGCCCCTGGCGGCGAGCGGCAAACCGGACAAGCGGGCGCTGCTGTCGCGGGTGTCCGGGCCGCTGGAGGCGTCGTGACGGTGTCGGTCTGCTCGTTGCTCCTCAGCACGCCACAGGTGATTCCCGCGGGCGGGTACCACGTGGTGCGCTTTCCCTTCGGCTCCGCCGAGTCCTACGACACGCACGGTATGCACCAGGTGGCCCAGCCCGACGGCCATACGGTCGGGGACTGGCGCACCGATGACCGCGCGGGGCTGATCTGGCCCTCGGCGGACGGCTGGGGAGCGCTGACGGCCATGATCCAGTGGGAGGCCGGAAGCTACACCGAGCTGCGGGACCGGTTCGTACGGGACCCGCTGGGGCTGTCGACGGGCGCGGACAGCACGGCCACGGACCACCGGCCGCCGAGCCCGGGGATGCAGTGTTTCACCAAGCACCACGAGATCTTCGTGCATCCGGGGACCCCGCTGGCGCTGATGGTCTCCCACAACGCCGGTGCCTCGGCCAGGCTGGTCTTCGCCGAGTTCAAACTGGCCATCCACCCGGTCTGACCGGCCGGACGTCCCGGCACGCCCAGGGCGTGCCGGGACGCCGCTCAGCTCCCGGCCGGCACCGCCGCCGCGGTGCCGCTCGGTTCCCCGGCCGGCCGGGACCTGGCGTCCCGGCGGTCCAGCCAGTTGAGCACCGGGACCGTCATCACCGTGGTCACCAGGGCCACCAGGACCAGCGCGGCGAACAGCTCGTCGCCGACGATCCCGGCCGACAGCCCGATGTTGAGCGCGATGAGCTGCATCAGCCCGCGCGCGTTCATCAGGGCACCGACCCTGACCGCCACCGGACCGGACTCCCCGCACAGCTTGGCGGCCGCCCAGCAGCCGCCGAACTTGCCCACCGACGCGAGGACGACGCAGGCCGCGCCGAAGGCCATCACGGCCGGGTCCGCGAACACGTCGAAGCGGGTGTTGAGACCGGAGTAGGTGAAGAACATCGGCACGAAGATCACCTGGGTCGGACCCTGGATGGTCCGCACCACCCGCTCGGCCGCCTCGTGGCGGGGCATGGCCAGCCCGACGCAGAACGCCCCGAAGACGGCGTACAGCTGGATGGTGTCGGTGAACCAGGCGCCGCAGAACAGCACCGCGACCGTGAACAGCAGCCGGGTCTCGTCGCTCAGCCCCGGCCTGGTCACGATCCACACCAGCAGCCGCCGCCCCACCAGGAACAGGACGGCCACGAAGACCAGCGAACCGCCCAGCGCCTTGACGATCGGCCCGGTCCTCTCCGAGGCCACGCTCAGCACCCCGGCGAGGAGGAGCCAGGCGGCCGCGTCATCGGTGGCCCCCGAGGCGAGGGACAGCGAGCCGTGCCGGGTGCCGGACAGCCCCTGCTCGGTGATGATGCGCGCCAGCATCGGGAACGCGGTGATGGCGAGCGCGACCCCGACGAAGGCCGCGGTCACCCAGACCGAGACGCCGTCGACGAAGATGCCGACGTGGCCGTGGGACGCGAAGGTCAGCCCCACGCCCAGCAGCAGCGGGACCGCCACCCCGGCGGAGGAGACCGCCACCGCGGTTCCGGCCAGCCCCCGGCTCGCATGGGCCCGGAACGCGTATCCCGCGTGGAACATCAGGGCCACCAGGCCGATCTGTCCGGCCACGTACAGCACCGGCGTGAGCTCCGGCGGGAAGACCGCGTCCGACGCGTCCGGCGCCAGCAGCCCGAAGAGGGACGGGCCGAGCACCACTCCGGCGATCATCTCCCCGACCACCGGCGGCTGGCCGAACCGGCCCGCCACCAGCACCACCAGACGGCAGGTCAGCAGGATCACCACGGCGGCGATGAAGAAGGCGGGGGCGAGCTCTGTGGGAGTCATCGTCGCGCCCTCCTCATCGGTCGGCGACGGCCGGTGCGGCGGAGCCGCCGGACGCCGTGGCGAAGTAGTTCCGGCACAGCCCCTGGCGCCGGGCGTCCCACACCATGTAGCCGCCGAGCACCAGCTGGGTCAGGCTGCGCGGAATCGCCGCCCACCGGTCGCCCAGCCGCATCCCCGCGAGCTTTACGGCCCGCCTGGCCGGCCCCCACACCGGCGGGGTCCGCCGGGTGGTGTGCGGAATCAGCAGACAGGGACCGCGGCTGGGCAGCGACCGGGTGTGCTCGGCCGAGGACGCCAGCCGGAACCGCCGCAGCACCTCCTCGGCCGCGGCCCGCATGGTCAGCACGGCGAAGCCACGGGCCGGACACGGCCGGTTGGCGGTCACGCCGAACGGGATGAAGGAGGACGGCCTGGTGTCCGCCGACAGCCAGCGGTCCGGATCGAAGCGCTCCTGGGCGCCGGCCCCCGACCGCTGATACTCGGGGTAGTTGAACAGCAGCACCGAGCCCGCCGGTATCGGCGGTCTCCCGGCCCGGGGGATCTCCCCGGTGGTGATGCGGTGGGCCACGCCGAAGAGCGGGAAGTGCTGGAGCGTCTCGTTGATGACGTGGTCCAGGTAGTCGGCGTCCTCCTCGCCGGACAGCAGACGCTCCTGGACCGGCCG is a window from the Streptomyces luomodiensis genome containing:
- a CDS encoding GOLPH3/VPS74 family protein, which codes for MTTPRDLLIVTLDVAPIRPLERGDLSLALAGAELIDLLGAEALGLEEDRIVPRLSPATGDRMLDEAASSLQRQPPYEPVGDWLWRRGRDLTPAYLDALEAAGQVTRRRHGWLPVRPGQAVPVDSPARRHATDRWSSDEPVLASLAAAIGVREEPTGDVADGVADEAVVTVLATVNDAVMELEAVRQRRAIEQAAYDNVWRGE
- a CDS encoding class I adenylate-forming enzyme family protein — encoded protein: MDPYAEAVGHRSPHHDADPLPAPFPQALIDAFRARPELPAFEHRSGTVSRGAVLELIGRCADGLRAAGLGPGRSVAVATDVTPEGFAVLLAAYAVGCRVTGLRPGMPPAHLEYVLSDGIDALVADETGAALELPAATGDVTVLRLGEDLLDAHPKAVGELTAQGRPDDIALVTLTSGSTGRPKGCAQTYRSLSLNWAWQPARWTERTARLAAGYRRFLLFGTLSSAVIFEHLGVCLLGGGTAVIPEPPLAFPQVFERHRITGCLMTVARLHHVLDVLRTDPVDVSSLQVLLVAGSPLAPHRFAEAARRLGPVVHQGYGQTETGMLTLLTPDDLAQWPGRLYDSVGRAWSGVEISVRDPEERPVPAGTTGEIWVRTDSAMAGYWQDEERTREVLRGGWVRTRDVGHLDGHGFLRLTGRARDVVIINAIVHYAGAIERALAAHPDVDQAYVVAAPDERTGEAAHAFVVPAEGREPDLDAVRALVARELGEASVPATVTVVAEVPLAASGKPDKRALLSRVSGPLEAS
- a CDS encoding cation:proton antiporter → MTPTELAPAFFIAAVVILLTCRLVVLVAGRFGQPPVVGEMIAGVVLGPSLFGLLAPDASDAVFPPELTPVLYVAGQIGLVALMFHAGYAFRAHASRGLAGTAVAVSSAGVAVPLLLGVGLTFASHGHVGIFVDGVSVWVTAAFVGVALAITAFPMLARIITEQGLSGTRHGSLSLASGATDDAAAWLLLAGVLSVASERTGPIVKALGGSLVFVAVLFLVGRRLLVWIVTRPGLSDETRLLFTVAVLFCGAWFTDTIQLYAVFGAFCVGLAMPRHEAAERVVRTIQGPTQVIFVPMFFTYSGLNTRFDVFADPAVMAFGAACVVLASVGKFGGCWAAAKLCGESGPVAVRVGALMNARGLMQLIALNIGLSAGIVGDELFAALVLVALVTTVMTVPVLNWLDRRDARSRPAGEPSGTAAAVPAGS